AGCTCCCGGGCTACCTCTAAAATCTTCTTCTTAGTTTCCTCTGGATACTTATTTCTCGCCATGACCTTCACCTACAATTAAATTCTAAACTCTTTTATCAATACAGTGTATAATCTACGCCCATCTAAAAGCAATTAAACAACAAGTTTATTTCTTATCTTCGTAATACTTAAAGATTTCCCACTTATCAATATCTCCATTACCACATGTAGGACATTCATCTGCATACCTTGGCCAAGTAGGATGAGCAAAGGAGGATCCGTCCTCAAAATTAATCTCATACTGTGTTCCTAAACTTCTCGGCTCGGCATATCTTGTAATTACACGTACTGCTTCATCAACAATTGCTGCTGTAAGCTGATAAATAGCCGGAGCATAGGCAATAGTAGGGGGTGAAAACTCAATGTTTCTAAATGCTATAAACTGCTCATTAAATTGAGGATCTCTCATACTATAATGGAGATTCATACAATCAAAACATCCTGTTACACCAGGTATCACAGTAAAAACTCGACCTCTGCTCACTTGAGAGGCACCAAACACACATGGCACCTTAGCAGTAACAATTGCTTTGTTAACAATTCTTTGTGCAATAAAGGGAGGCTCGTCAATAGCACAAATCACCAAATCAACGCCACTTACATGCTCCAAAACATCTTCTGGTCTTATTATTTTTTTATTATAAGGTTCAATAATAATATTAGAGTTTATCTTTGCAATTGCATGGGCTGCCGCTTCTGCTTTGGGCTTACCTATATCTTCCTCAGTATATAATAACTGTCTTCCTAGATTTCCTTCTTCAACATTATCATAATCAATAATAATAATCTTCTTAGGTCCTAGACCTGCTAAGAGAGTCAGAATATTAGAACCGCCACCACCAAGACCTAAAAGAAGAATAGTTGAATTATTTAATAACTTCTGCGGCTGATAGCGATTCCCATTACTTCCGATATATCTACTAAAGTAATTAACATTAGGCATAAATCTCTTTGCTATATTACTTTCTTCATCATATAAGGCTTCTTCTATAAATCCTTCATTATCTAGTAACTCTATACCTTCCAAAATATCGTCATGGCTTAATTCAGGAAAGAGCTTCTGCATCTCTTTAATAACAATTTCAACCGGACGACCATTTAAACGTATGGCCAATTCCCATAACTGTCCATCTGGATCGGTAAATTCAGCAGTTATTCCAAGTTGGGCACCTATTCTAAATTCAGTTTTATTTAATCTATAAAGAGGGTAAATAGGTTTAATCCTAGGGTTTTTATATTTATTATTATTCATCTTCCATTCCTCACAAATTTCCTATGTATTTTAAGCATTTCCTGTTTTTAGCCGAGGCTACCGATAGGGCAACCTCGGCTAAAAATCAATTGATTATCTTAGAAGACAATCCACCAAACTGTAGCTTCAACCTTAACAGCTCTGCGCACCTTAATGTTTTTCATAATAGTACCTCCTTTACTTTATATGTAGAAAGGTTGGACTGCCTATCTCAACCCTTTCCCATCACAAGATTAAGATTATGGTATTTCATTACTTCTATTTCTATTTATTTCCTGTTTAATTCTATTATATACCAATTTTTTCTTGTGTCAAGCATTTTTTTACATAATAACTAGGTATTATACATATGCACAAAGTTTATTTAAAAATAGCATATTAATTGTTAAGATTAACATTCTTAAACACATAATTAAAATGATTTAAGCAAGCAATTTTAGTAAATAAAAAACACCTCCTAAGTAGATAAATAATGGTTGTTTCCACTTAAGAGGTCTATAATAAAAAACACAAAAAAGCGCTACATTTTGCAGCGCTTAAACCTGGGCTACTAGGATTCGAACCTAGAAATGCTGGAGTCAGAGTCCAGTGCCTTACCGTTTGGCGATAGCCCAATATTTACTTGTCTATGGTCTTATATCAATGCCACGAATGATATTATAACTCATCATATAACATTTTTCAAGCATTATTTTTATAAAATAATAAATATAATCTAGCATTTATTCTTCAGCTACATAGCTATTCTCCACTGTTATTACACAGTTTAATCTTGCATCACATTTCCTAACTTCTTCTATAATCTTAGTCAAAAGCTTTTGCTCTTTATCCGGAGTATAAGAAAAAGATACCACCAGATCAAATATTAGATTTATCTGATACTCTGTATTTACCACTCTAAAATCATGAATAGTTGCCTTATCATCAAGACGACCAATAATATCCTTTACCAATTTCTTTTTTTCCAGAACCGTCACATCATTAACCTCAATGGGATCCATATGGATTACCAAGAAAATATCCATTTTTTCAAGAACGTCTCTCTCTATCTGATCAATTGTCTCATGGGCTTGTTCAAAATTAATATCACAAGGTACCTCAACATGAATTGTAGCCATACGATGATTAGGGCCATAACTATGAATAATTAAATCATGGGTACCTACAATACCGGGATAACTTTCAACTAGATTTGTTATACTTTTATAAACTTCCCTATCTACTGCCTGTCCCAAAAGGGGTTCTAAAGTATCCTTAGCAATTTTAATACCTGCAATTATAACAAAGATAGATACTATAAGACCCATATAACCATCAATCTGCCAGCCTGTTAATCCTGCAATAATTGCAGAAACAACCGTAGCAGAAGTAACCATTACATCACCCATAGAATCAGCTGCGGTAGCTAACATTACAGAGGATTTAATCCTTTTGCCCAATTTCTTGTTAAATAGCATTAACCACAACTTGATGAATATAGAAAGACATAAAATACCTATAAGTACAAAATTAAATTTTACGCTTTCAGGGTTTAGTACTTTTAAAAATGAGTTTTTAAGTAAAGTTAATCCCACTTGAAGAATTATAAATGAAACAGCCAAAGCTGCCACATACTCTATTCTTCCATGGCCAAAAGGATGCTCCTTGTCTGCAGGCTTTCCTGCTAATTTCACCCCTATAAAACTTATTACACTAGAGGCAGCATCAGAAAGATTATTAAATGCATCGGCCATAACTGAAACACTGTTAATCAGAAAACCCACAATAATTTTTACAACAAACAATATAAGATTGCAAATAATACCTACTACACTGGATAAAATACCATAAGAGGTACGTACCCCCTGATCCTGTATATTTTCTTTGTTCTTAACAAATAACCTAACTAAAAGTTCTGTCAAAACCTTTGACTCCTTTCACAAATCTTTCACTGATAAAGAATCAACTTTTATAAGGCTCAGTTGGTACGTACCAAAATATATCCTTATAAATTCTATATTAACTCATTATTATAAGGCCAAACGGTATATCTGTTCCACATCTTTAGCCCTTAGTGGAACAAAACTACCCATTGTGCCATTTTCACCAAGACCAAGTTTTTCAACCATTAGAGGTATATCCTCTTCTTTTGCTCCCAGTTCCTTGAAAGTAATAGGCATTCCGATAGAAGTCAAGAACTGCTTAAATCTTTCTATTCCCTCTTTGGCGGTCTCTTCTGGATTTGCAAAATTCATTTCACAGCCCCATACCCTTACGGCAATCTGGGCAAAACGGTTTATATCATGTTTCATTACATAAGTCATCCATGCCGGAAATACTACCGCAAGTCCTGCTCCATGAGCCACGTCATAGAGGGCAGACAGTTCATGTTCAATACCATGGCTTGACCAATCTTGCTCCCTTCCTACTCCCACCAGATTATTATGGGCAACCATTCCGGCCCACATTATATTTGCCCTAGCCTCATAATTATTAGGATCTTTAATTACTCTGGGCACTTCTTTTATCATGGTTAAAAGTACAGCTTCGCATAGACGGTCTGTTATCTCCACTTCCTTAGTATTTGTAAAATATCTCTCAAATACATGGGCCATAATATCTGTTGCTCCGCATGCAGTCTGATAGGCAGGTAAGGTCTGGGTAAGTTCAGGATTAAGGATAGAAAATACCGGTCTTAAGGCCTCTCCTCCTGCTCCTCTTTTTAACATACCCTCTTCCTTGGTTATAACAGAATCTCCTGAGCCTTCACTACCGGCTGCTGCAATAGTTAATATTGTTCCCACCGGAAGGGCTTCTGTTACCGGTTTTCCCTCATAGAAATCCCAAAAGTCTCCCTCATATTTTACACCGGCTGCGATTGCTTTGGCAGAATCAATAACACTGCCTCCTCCAACCGCAAGAATAAAATCTACATTTTCCTTTCTACATAAATCAATTCCTTCATATACTAGGCCACTTCTTGGATTTGGCTTAACACCCCCAAGTTCAATAAATTCAATATTTTCTTTTTCTAAGGAGGCTTTTACTCTATCAAGAAGTCTGGATCTAATGGCTGAACCTCCACCGTAATGGATAAGTACCTTACTTCCACCAAATCTTTTAACATAATGGCCGGCTTCATTTTCAGTTTTTCTACCAAAAACAAAATAAGTAGGGCTATAAAAAGTAAAATTATTCATACTATCTCCTTCCTATAACTTTTCTATTTCAAGGTCATTAATATTTGCATGTTTATCATAACCTTTTTAAAGTATTAATTCCATGTTATATTTTATAATTTATAATTTTTATTCATATTATTAAGTAGATTAAATCTCTATTAGAAATATTAGAATATCTTGTAATTTATTGACACAATTTTCACCTATATTATAATTATTTATACTAATAATAATACCACATAAGGCCAAATAAAATTTTATACAAGAAAGGTTGGATTAATATGATTATTACCACTACACCTTCTGTTGAAGGCAAGGAAATTGAAGCTTACTTAGACATAGTATTTGGTGAAGTAATTTCCGGAGTAAATTTTTTAAAAGACTTTAAAGCCGGTTTATCAAATTTCTTCGGAGGTAGATCCAGTTCATATGAAGATGAGTTGATTCATGCCAGACAACAAGCCATAGCGGAAATGAAACAGCGTGCAGCTGCATTAGGAGCCAATGCAATAGTGGGCGTAGATATAGACTATGAAGTTCTTGGCAGCGACAATGGCATGCTTATGGTTACAGCATCCGGAACAGCTGTGTGTGTTAAATAACACACACAGCTGTTTTTAATTTTAATATCCCAATTTACTCTTATAGAGTCAAAACAATCATTACAACACATAATACTGTAAATAATATGGATCCAAAATTTAAAAAATAATCCTTATCCATTACTAAAGGAGCCCCGGGCTTATTAAACTTTATGCGCTTAAAATTTCTAATAAAAATTATTGCACCTATAACAATTGAGGCAAATACCCAAATAGAAATCAGCCCCATGCCCACCATATTTTCACTGGCAATAATTAAAGGAACTATACCTGAACCAATAAAGTTTATCATAATATGTAATAAAATAGCGTATTTTATAGTATTAGTATTTATGGTTATATAGGCAAAAATCATACCCAATACTGATGCATAAAAATATTGGGATAAATTCATATGGAATAAACCAAAAGCCAGACCGGTAAATAAAATAGCAGGTAAGTCACCAAATCTACGGACTTTATCTAATAAGATTTTTCTAAAAATTATTTCCTCTACAATAGGCCCTATAATACACATATAAAGAATTCTAATAAACAAATTACTACTGTTAATAATTACTTCTAGAGCATCTGCCGTATCTAAATAGTTATCATTTATCAAAAATCCAACAAAGGTTCCTAGAAAATTGGACAAGTACATAGCTGCAGAACATACCATAAAATATTTTAAAAATTTACCTATCGATAAGCTTACTACCTCTCCCCTATCTGAATTAGGTAAGCCCTTCATTAAAAGATAGAATACAGGTAAACCAACACCTATCATTGGTATTGCTATTGTACTTATTAGATACCAACTAGATTCAGTAAATGCGGGGAAAAATTTTGAAATTATTGCCGTAATAATTACTTGTGCTATAATGATAGCAATTGCCATTATGGATAGACTTAATCCACATCTTAGCAATATTTTTTTATTTCGTTTTCTAATTTGTTCATCCGGCTGCATTTTTTTATATGATCTTGCTTTATATAATGTATCATCATAATTTTTTTGCTGATACTCATTTTGACTATAGGAAGTTTCTTCATTCTGACTTAAATCCATGTCATTTAACATGGTTTCCTTTTCTTCATCCATATTATTAATCCTCCTATTTATAGTTATTATCATTTGCTAAGACCATAATCCAATAATTTAATAGAATCATTCCATCTACCTGAAGAATCGGATTTCATTACCACGCTTAATACTTGCTTATCGTCCTTTTTAGCTAAAGAAATAAGACATTTTCCTGCCATTGTAGTTGTACCTGTCTTTAAGCCGATACAATAAGAATAATACAATCCACTGTCTTTTCTAATTAAAGCATTGGTATTTCTCCATGTTACTTCTGTTCCATCTAAAAATTTATTGGTCGAGCTGGATTGTTTACATACCTCAACAATGGTCTTATTACGGGCTGCTGCAATTCCTATCATACCCATATCATAGGCTGTTGTATATTGTCCCAATGCATCATATCCATCAGGAGTCTTAAAGCATGAATTAACAGCCCCTAACCCTTTTGCTTTTTTATTCATTAATCTTATAAATTCAGGTACAGACTCATCTATGCCTGCCTTTTTATTTCCTAAAGACTTTTTACCTACATATGCCGCTAGTACATAAGCAGCATCATTACCTGATGGAAGAAGCATTCCCTCTATTAGATTCCTAATAGTTAGAACTTGTCCCTTTCTAAGATTAGCCACTGTAGAATCCGAAGCAACTAAATCCAATTCATCTCCCACAGTTACTTTCTCATCTTGAGTACATAACTCTAATGACACCAGAGCCGTTAATAACTTGGCCGTACTGGCCGGAAATACCGGTACTACAGGATCTTTATAATATAATACTCTTTTTGTGTTTACATCAATTAATATAGCTGATTTTGCATTTATATCTAAAGAGGGATTCTTAATATCTAATGCCTTCTTTATATTAGAGTCTATAACCATTTCAGGAATGTACTTCATGTAATCTACCTGACTGCTATCCCCAATTAAATCAGGTAATTCTGCTACATTATCCCCCAAGGTCTCTTCCGAGTCTGTTTTGTCATCTTCATCATTTTCTTCTGAATTCTTAGGATCTTCCTTATCCTCTGGCTCATCTTTATTTGAAGAATCTACTTCTTCAGTTTTATTTTTATTATCATTTCTGGCATCAGCATAAGCTTTTTCATCTTCTATAATAGCATCAATGGATTTATCTGAATCTTTTTTATTATCTTCTTTCAGATGGGCTTGTTCAGAATTTAGATATGCCTGTTGACGCATCAAAAACATTGTTCCATAGAACATTCCAGATGTAATAACACATGATAATAAGAGAAGCCCCAACACACTTTTCTTCTTCATTATTATTTCTCCTTATGTTTGTTCGATCTTCTACGACAATGTATAATTCTCCTTTTCAGATACAGAAGTAACCTTAATATCTCTAAAGAGAATTAAAGGACGTTATAATAGTAATATTTTAACGTCCCCCTTTTTACTTCTTATTGTAATAGTTATAACCAAAGATTGCAAGGAATATCCTTAAATTTAAAACAAAAAATTAGTAAAAATCAATACTAACTTTTCCAATACCCCCATTCACCTTCATAGTGTGTATTGCTTCATAATTATCTTTATATTCGGAACTTATTTTTTCCCCATTAATTCTTACAGCACCAATACCTGATTCAATCTTAAAAGCATAATCTTGCCTCTTACCCTTTATCTTCAAACTGATACTGCCGATGCCACATTCAAACTCCGAATTTCCAAGGATAATTCCATCCATATATAATTTTCCTAATCCGCTATCAAACTTAACATCTGTAAAATTCACATCTGTAAAATCTAAATTGCCAACACCGCCATTAATTTCAACTGATTCTGCATATAAATTTAGTCCCTTTATATTGCCTACTCCGGCATCGATTATAAGTTGTTTTGTATTTAAATTTTCAAGGGTAACCTGCCCGGCCCCGCTATCAATTTTTATTTTTTCTGCCAGAAAATTCTCAGGTACATATACAGTTATACTGGAATCTCTTTTAAAGATACCAAAATCAAGCCAGGAAATCTTTTTATCCTTAATTATTAAGGTTCCGTTTATTACTTCTGCTTTAAAATCCTTTGATACATTAGAAGCTTCAACCTTAAAATTGCTGCCGCTTGTTAATCTTAACTTTCCATATCTATTAACTATATCCAGCTGTTCTACATTACTAAAATCCATGCCATAGTCTACCCCTTCTTCATAATTACTATCAACAGCAAATATAATCGCCGAAACAAATCCCACAATAGCCGTAATAATACCAACCGTTAATAAGATTGCAAATGCCATAGCTAAATATTTTATTACTTTTTGAAATGTATTCATCTAATATCTATCCCCCCAAACATAGTGGTGGAATTAATGTAAATAGTATAATCACTTGGTTCTCCATTATAAACGGCTTTATTGCTTACCCCTCCAAAAACAGGAATATTGTTTATCTTTACCTGTACTCCTTTGGGAAGATAAATATCAATTCCTCCAAAGATAGCCGTTGCGGAAATTTCAACATCACAAGTAATTATGGCATCCCTTAAGTCTAGTGCAATCCCACCAAATATTGCATTTAAACTTGTTCCCATAAATTGATCATCAATTTTTATATTATTGCTTGCAAAGATTGCATTATATTCTTTTCTATTTATATTATGAAAATTTTCCTGTCCTTCAACATGTACGGTATTATCAAATCTAATTGTTTTTTTAAATACTTCCTGGAAAATAATTTTTAATCCTATACTTATAAGTATAATAGGTACAATTAATCTCCAATAATTAATATTAAAGCTCACATATCGGGAAGCAAAAAGCATAGCCCCTATAATTAAGCCCGTAATGGCACCTATATTGAAACCGTTTTGAATAAGGCTTAGTAAGCAAGGAATAATTATAAACAAAGTCCACCAACCAGGAAAAAACAAGGTAAAATCCCATAGTTGCATAGCATCTCCGGCGATTCCTACCCCAACTACTATAAATATAATTCCCCATATTAAATTAGATAATTTATTTCTCATGACGCCACCTTCCTACCCTATGTTATCAATTACCAATATTTATAAGCATCATAAACCAATATTAATAAATTTGCAATAAAAAGCTTTATAAATTCAAAAAACTGTATCCTTGCAAGCTTTAACACCTACTAGAATACAGTTTATTAATCAATTATCAAATTATGCTAATTTAGACTTGGCCACTTCAGTAAGCTCCTTAAAGCCTTCTGCATCATTGATAGCCATTTCTGAAAGCATCTTTCTATTTATTTCAACATTAGCCAGTTTTAAGCCGTGCATTAATCTGCTATAAGATAAGCCATTCATTCTGGCTGCAGCATTGATTCTTACAATCCATAGAGATCTCATATCTCTTTTTCTTTGCTTTCTGCCTGCAAAAGATGAAGCCAAGGCTCTCATTACTGATTGTTTTGCTACTCTATATTGTTTTGATCTGGCTCCTCTATAGCCTTTTGCCAGCTTCAATACACGATTATGTTTCTTTCTAGCGTTTAATCCGCCTTTAACTCT
This genomic interval from Herbinix luporum contains the following:
- a CDS encoding CPBP family intramembrane glutamic endopeptidase, encoding MDEEKETMLNDMDLSQNEETSYSQNEYQQKNYDDTLYKARSYKKMQPDEQIRKRNKKILLRCGLSLSIMAIAIIIAQVIITAIISKFFPAFTESSWYLISTIAIPMIGVGLPVFYLLMKGLPNSDRGEVVSLSIGKFLKYFMVCSAAMYLSNFLGTFVGFLINDNYLDTADALEVIINSSNLFIRILYMCIIGPIVEEIIFRKILLDKVRRFGDLPAILFTGLAFGLFHMNLSQYFYASVLGMIFAYITINTNTIKYAILLHIMINFIGSGIVPLIIASENMVGMGLISIWVFASIVIGAIIFIRNFKRIKFNKPGAPLVMDKDYFLNFGSILFTVLCVVMIVLTL
- a CDS encoding LiaF transmembrane domain-containing protein, whose protein sequence is MRNKLSNLIWGIIFIVVGVGIAGDAMQLWDFTLFFPGWWTLFIIIPCLLSLIQNGFNIGAITGLIIGAMLFASRYVSFNINYWRLIVPIILISIGLKIIFQEVFKKTIRFDNTVHVEGQENFHNINRKEYNAIFASNNIKIDDQFMGTSLNAIFGGIALDLRDAIITCDVEISATAIFGGIDIYLPKGVQVKINNIPVFGGVSNKAVYNGEPSDYTIYINSTTMFGGIDIR
- a CDS encoding ThiF family adenylyltransferase, with translation MNNNKYKNPRIKPIYPLYRLNKTEFRIGAQLGITAEFTDPDGQLWELAIRLNGRPVEIVIKEMQKLFPELSHDDILEGIELLDNEGFIEEALYDEESNIAKRFMPNVNYFSRYIGSNGNRYQPQKLLNNSTILLLGLGGGGSNILTLLAGLGPKKIIIIDYDNVEEGNLGRQLLYTEEDIGKPKAEAAAHAIAKINSNIIIEPYNKKIIRPEDVLEHVSGVDLVICAIDEPPFIAQRIVNKAIVTAKVPCVFGASQVSRGRVFTVIPGVTGCFDCMNLHYSMRDPQFNEQFIAFRNIEFSPPTIAYAPAIYQLTAAIVDEAVRVITRYAEPRSLGTQYEINFEDGSSFAHPTWPRYADECPTCGNGDIDKWEIFKYYEDKK
- a CDS encoding cation diffusion facilitator family transporter — translated: MTELLVRLFVKNKENIQDQGVRTSYGILSSVVGIICNLILFVVKIIVGFLINSVSVMADAFNNLSDAASSVISFIGVKLAGKPADKEHPFGHGRIEYVAALAVSFIILQVGLTLLKNSFLKVLNPESVKFNFVLIGILCLSIFIKLWLMLFNKKLGKRIKSSVMLATAADSMGDVMVTSATVVSAIIAGLTGWQIDGYMGLIVSIFVIIAGIKIAKDTLEPLLGQAVDREVYKSITNLVESYPGIVGTHDLIIHSYGPNHRMATIHVEVPCDINFEQAHETIDQIERDVLEKMDIFLVIHMDPIEVNDVTVLEKKKLVKDIIGRLDDKATIHDFRVVNTEYQINLIFDLVVSFSYTPDKEQKLLTKIIEEVRKCDARLNCVITVENSYVAEE
- a CDS encoding iron-containing alcohol dehydrogenase; translation: MNNFTFYSPTYFVFGRKTENEAGHYVKRFGGSKVLIHYGGGSAIRSRLLDRVKASLEKENIEFIELGGVKPNPRSGLVYEGIDLCRKENVDFILAVGGGSVIDSAKAIAAGVKYEGDFWDFYEGKPVTEALPVGTILTIAAAGSEGSGDSVITKEEGMLKRGAGGEALRPVFSILNPELTQTLPAYQTACGATDIMAHVFERYFTNTKEVEITDRLCEAVLLTMIKEVPRVIKDPNNYEARANIMWAGMVAHNNLVGVGREQDWSSHGIEHELSALYDVAHGAGLAVVFPAWMTYVMKHDINRFAQIAVRVWGCEMNFANPEETAKEGIERFKQFLTSIGMPITFKELGAKEEDIPLMVEKLGLGENGTMGSFVPLRAKDVEQIYRLAL
- a CDS encoding putative heavy metal-binding protein — encoded protein: MIITTTPSVEGKEIEAYLDIVFGEVISGVNFLKDFKAGLSNFFGGRSSSYEDELIHARQQAIAEMKQRAAALGANAIVGVDIDYEVLGSDNGMLMVTASGTAVCVK
- the rplT gene encoding 50S ribosomal protein L20, with the translated sequence MARVKGGLNARKKHNRVLKLAKGYRGARSKQYRVAKQSVMRALASSFAGRKQRKRDMRSLWIVRINAAARMNGLSYSRLMHGLKLANVEINRKMLSEMAINDAEGFKELTEVAKSKLA
- a CDS encoding D-alanyl-D-alanine carboxypeptidase family protein; translation: MKKKSVLGLLLLSCVITSGMFYGTMFLMRQQAYLNSEQAHLKEDNKKDSDKSIDAIIEDEKAYADARNDNKNKTEEVDSSNKDEPEDKEDPKNSEENDEDDKTDSEETLGDNVAELPDLIGDSSQVDYMKYIPEMVIDSNIKKALDIKNPSLDINAKSAILIDVNTKRVLYYKDPVVPVFPASTAKLLTALVSLELCTQDEKVTVGDELDLVASDSTVANLRKGQVLTIRNLIEGMLLPSGNDAAYVLAAYVGKKSLGNKKAGIDESVPEFIRLMNKKAKGLGAVNSCFKTPDGYDALGQYTTAYDMGMIGIAAARNKTIVEVCKQSSSTNKFLDGTEVTWRNTNALIRKDSGLYYSYCIGLKTGTTTMAGKCLISLAKKDDKQVLSVVMKSDSSGRWNDSIKLLDYGLSK
- a CDS encoding DUF4097 family beta strand repeat-containing protein — translated: MNTFQKVIKYLAMAFAILLTVGIITAIVGFVSAIIFAVDSNYEEGVDYGMDFSNVEQLDIVNRYGKLRLTSGSNFKVEASNVSKDFKAEVINGTLIIKDKKISWLDFGIFKRDSSITVYVPENFLAEKIKIDSGAGQVTLENLNTKQLIIDAGVGNIKGLNLYAESVEINGGVGNLDFTDVNFTDVKFDSGLGKLYMDGIILGNSEFECGIGSISLKIKGKRQDYAFKIESGIGAVRINGEKISSEYKDNYEAIHTMKVNGGIGKVSIDFY